The sequence GTCGGCGATGTGGACCGGCTTCGACCCGATCGCGATCGACGCCGACCTGGCCAAGGCCGCCGCGCTGGGCACCACCAACGTCCGGGTGATCGTCTTCCCGAACACGTTCGGCTACCCGACCCCGAAGGTGGAGTACACCGAGCGGCTGCGCAAGTTCATCAGCATCGCCGACTCGCACGGTATGACCGTCAAGCTGACCCTGTTCGACTGGTGGGACGCCTACAGCGACGTGGCGCGCAGCATCAGCTGGGCCAACGCGATCATCGACCCGTACAAGAACGACCCGCGGGTGCTCTCGGTGGAACTGAAGAACGAGTTCCAGCCGGACAACACCGCCGCGGTCGAGTGGGTCCGCCAGGTCATCCCGGCGATCCGGGCCGCCGCCCCGAACATGCCGCTGACCCTCTCGGTCGACGGCGGCACCGGCGCCGCCGGCATGGCGAAGATCAAGGCGTCGCTGACCGGCGCCCCGCTGGACTACTACGACTTCCACTTCTACGGCAGCTCGGAGCGCTCGCTCGCCGAGATCCGCAAGGCGCAGGCCGCGGTCGCCCCGGACCCGATCGTGATCGGCGAGACCGGTCTCAGCAGCACCGCCACCAGCGAGGGTGAGCAGGCCGCCTACCTGGCCCGGGTGTTCCGCGCCGCGGTCGAGGCCGGTGTCGGCTCGGTGGCGCCGTGGACGCTCAACGACTTCTCCGAGGGTGCGATCCCGAGCAACTCCATCGTCTCGACGATCCCCGCGCAGTACACCTACGGCCTCTACCGCGCCGACGGCAGCGCCAAGCTCGCCGCGACCGTGGTCCGCACCGCCTGGACCACCGGTACGACGCCGAACTCCATCCTGAACCTGGGCTTCGAGGCGCCGGCGAACGAGCTGACGTGGAAGCGGAACCTGCCGGAGGCCGGCGCGGCGGTGATCACCACCGAGACGGCCCGGACCGGCTCGTACTCCGCCAGGTTCACCGGCACCACCCGCACCACCGCCGGCCTGCCGTCGCTGCGCACCTCGCCCATCACGCCGGTGCAGCCGAACTACCGGTGGCGGGCCGAGGCGTACGCCCGCGGCGTGAACGCGACCGGCATCACCGAGATCTCGCTGAGCTGGTTCGACGCCAACGGCAAGTGGATCAGCGAGACCAAGTCGAGCCGGCTGCCGGCCGGCACCACCACCTGGACGAAGCTGTACGTGGAGACCACCGCCCCGGCCGGCGCCGCCGCCGTGCAGCTGCACCTGAAGTGTGCCGACAACTCCGGCACCGTCTACTTCGACGACGTCGCCATCTCCTGAAAACCCGCGCGCCTGTTCCGGAAGTCGGCTCGGTTGACTTCCGGGACAGGCGTTTCTACGTTCGCCGGATGGACGCCAAGACCGCCGAGCTGCGGCACGCGCACGACGTGCTCGCCGACTTCTACGTGGAGCATCTGGCCGGGCAGCTCGACGACGACCCGCTCGACCGCGCGATGCTCGACCTGTTCAGCGAGCACGTGCGCACCGTGGGCACGGACGTGGCGGACGTCGGCTGCGGGACCGGCCGGCTGCTGCCGTACCTCAAGGGATGCGGCCT is a genomic window of Actinoplanes teichomyceticus ATCC 31121 containing:
- a CDS encoding cellulase family glycosylhydrolase, producing the protein MQTSRFRFRAALLASSLLLGLALPTSAAHADTVPVPTLADRMAAVTTAKSLNYYPSNAGWSAMWTGFDPIAIDADLAKAAALGTTNVRVIVFPNTFGYPTPKVEYTERLRKFISIADSHGMTVKLTLFDWWDAYSDVARSISWANAIIDPYKNDPRVLSVELKNEFQPDNTAAVEWVRQVIPAIRAAAPNMPLTLSVDGGTGAAGMAKIKASLTGAPLDYYDFHFYGSSERSLAEIRKAQAAVAPDPIVIGETGLSSTATSEGEQAAYLARVFRAAVEAGVGSVAPWTLNDFSEGAIPSNSIVSTIPAQYTYGLYRADGSAKLAATVVRTAWTTGTTPNSILNLGFEAPANELTWKRNLPEAGAAVITTETARTGSYSARFTGTTRTTAGLPSLRTSPITPVQPNYRWRAEAYARGVNATGITEISLSWFDANGKWISETKSSRLPAGTTTWTKLYVETTAPAGAAAVQLHLKCADNSGTVYFDDVAIS